Proteins encoded in a region of the Campylobacter sp. MIT 99-7217 genome:
- a CDS encoding type II secretion system protein encodes MIKRAFSLVEVLFSIIILGIIFSFFYLSYAQIIKNSQNLHLHSLIKQNEMQLYNKQAKLSDTKIKTNIQDFILFELLTQDIQLQSLKPKNQDYEVFFKDEKSF; translated from the coding sequence ATGATAAAAAGAGCTTTTTCTTTAGTAGAAGTACTTTTTAGCATTATCATTTTAGGGATCATCTTTAGTTTTTTTTATCTTTCTTATGCCCAGATTATCAAAAATTCACAAAATCTTCATCTTCATTCACTTATAAAACAAAACGAAATGCAACTCTACAACAAGCAAGCAAAACTCTCAGATACCAAGATCAAAACAAATATTCAAGATTTTATCCTTTTTGAGCTTTTGACCCAAGATATTCAACTTCAAAGTCTAAAGCCAAAAAATCAAGACTATGAGGTATTTTTCAAAGATGAAAAAAGCTTTTAG
- a CDS encoding pyrroline-5-carboxylate reductase, with amino-acid sequence MKEIYILANGAMASALAFGLKDSYSVTIVGRTKFKLASLAEQGFKTLLYDEFNAKDKILILAFKPYALQSVASKIKDEARLIISVLANTDLKTLSCFKAQNYARIMPNMAAKFKTSTTPFILQNDQFKEEILEILNTFGKAVELDNEEQMNAAMAISGCAPAFLAMIAESIANGGVYQGLNKNLSYELTQGIFESLASLLKHEHPAMIKEQICSPAGVTIKGVKILEDHKLRSALMQAIITSSS; translated from the coding sequence ATGAAAGAAATTTATATCCTAGCTAATGGGGCTATGGCGAGTGCTTTAGCCTTTGGCTTAAAAGATAGTTATAGCGTTACTATCGTAGGTAGGACAAAATTTAAGCTTGCTTCTTTGGCTGAGCAAGGTTTTAAAACCTTGCTTTATGATGAATTTAATGCAAAAGACAAGATACTTATCTTAGCTTTTAAACCCTATGCTTTGCAAAGTGTTGCAAGTAAGATCAAAGATGAAGCAAGGCTTATCATCTCAGTTCTTGCAAATACTGATCTTAAAACACTTAGCTGTTTTAAGGCGCAAAACTACGCAAGGATCATGCCTAATATGGCTGCTAAATTTAAAACCTCAACCACTCCTTTTATACTGCAAAATGATCAATTTAAAGAAGAAATTCTTGAGATTTTAAATACCTTTGGCAAGGCTGTTGAGCTTGATAACGAAGAGCAAATGAATGCTGCGATGGCTATTAGTGGATGTGCACCTGCATTTTTAGCTATGATTGCAGAAAGCATTGCTAATGGAGGGGTTTATCAAGGACTTAATAAAAATTTAAGTTATGAGCTTACACAAGGCATTTTTGAAAGTCTTGCGAGCTTACTTAAACACGAGCACCCAGCGATGATAAAAGAACAAATTTGCTCTCCTGCTGGAGTTACGATAAAAGGTGTAAAGATTTTAGAAGATCATAAGCTAAGATCGGCTCTCATGCAAGCCATTATTACAAGCTCTTCATGA
- the fliW gene encoding flagellar assembly protein FliW: MKLSVKCPILGFEDTKNMELEPIDEIFFRLHSLDGQDFDFVLIDPTLLRTDYEFEVATYYQELLNLNENTKYQVYVIVALNKTVEDSCVNFLAPIVVNLDNNSMVQVILDSVNYPDFFQADKISNYFHHK, from the coding sequence ATGAAATTAAGCGTTAAATGTCCTATTTTGGGATTTGAAGATACTAAAAATATGGAGCTTGAACCTATTGATGAGATATTTTTTAGGTTACATAGTCTTGATGGACAGGACTTTGATTTTGTTTTGATAGATCCTACCTTACTTAGAACTGATTATGAGTTTGAAGTGGCAACTTATTATCAAGAATTACTCAATCTCAATGAAAATACAAAATATCAAGTTTATGTTATCGTGGCTTTAAACAAAACTGTGGAAGATTCTTGTGTTAATTTTCTTGCACCTATTGTTGTCAACTTGGATAACAATTCTATGGTTCAAGTGATTTTAGATAGTGTGAATTATCCAGACTTTTTTCAAGCAGATAAAATTTCAAATTATTTTCATCATAAATAA
- the bamD gene encoding outer membrane protein assembly factor BamD, producing MMKNAFITLLIGLFFFACSAKNSEDLYNLSAMQWYKQIIKDLQDRDLEKADLHYTSMSSEHVADALLEPVLLILAQAHIDEEEYKLADFYLEEYAKKFGSSKNLDFIRYMQIKAKFESFTQPYRDQALLLEGLKQIENFSQNYPQTQFEPLMSTMLTKFKLAVFVLDENIASLYKRIGKDESYAVYEERLANSEFKDSNIIKPKISWYRRIFE from the coding sequence ATAATGAAAAATGCTTTCATAACATTGTTAATAGGACTTTTTTTCTTTGCTTGCAGTGCAAAAAATTCAGAAGATTTATATAATTTAAGTGCTATGCAGTGGTATAAACAAATCATTAAAGATTTACAAGATAGAGATCTAGAAAAAGCAGATTTGCATTATACTTCTATGTCTAGCGAGCATGTCGCTGATGCCTTGCTTGAACCTGTTTTGTTGATCTTGGCACAAGCTCATATTGATGAAGAAGAATACAAGCTTGCTGATTTTTATCTTGAAGAATACGCAAAAAAATTTGGAAGCTCAAAAAATTTAGACTTTATCCGCTATATGCAGATCAAGGCTAAATTTGAGTCCTTTACCCAGCCTTATAGGGATCAGGCTTTGTTGCTTGAGGGTTTAAAACAGATTGAAAATTTTTCTCAAAATTATCCTCAAACTCAGTTTGAACCTTTAATGAGTACTATGCTTACGAAATTTAAACTCGCTGTTTTCGTGCTTGATGAAAATATTGCTTCCTTATATAAAAGGATAGGTAAAGATGAAAGCTATGCTGTTTATGAAGAAAGACTTGCAAATTCTGAATTTAAGGATTCAAATATTATTAAGCCGAAAATATCTTGGTATAGACGAATTTTTGAATAA
- the lon gene encoding endopeptidase La, whose product MQIQNSQTYPASLPVLVEDELFLYPFMITPIFLDDDQNISALNLALKEDTMIFVAPSKFEGARSFDEIYDCGVIGTIMRKVPLPDGRIKILFQGFSKAKIVKKISNKPLRALVDLIHQKSIEASKNDALLGVLKEKVRVLAGVSHYFSPDLLRTIEEGVDAERICDLVLNTIRIKKQVAYEFFIENDLEVKTLKLIDLIAEEIETSKLQKEIKSKVHSRIDQVNKEYFLKEQLRQIQKELGSDNQKEDETREYYKKLETKKAYMHEDAYKEIKKQIEKFERINQDNSEASMLQTYIETALEVPFEKVAKKKLDIKEVSKQLNADHYALTKPKERIEEYFAVRQLLEKRKIEDKDGAKVILCLYGPPGVGKTSLANSVAKALKRELIRIALGGLEDVNELRGHRRTYIGAMPGRIVQGLIEAKQINPVVVLDEIDKLSRNYRGDPSAVLLEILDPEQNVKFRDYYLNFNIDLSKVIFIATANDVSNIPSALRDRMEFIELSSYTPSEKFEITKKYLIPDELKKHGLKASELSVSKEAIELIISEYTRESGVRNLRRKISELCRKAVKKILLEESKKIAITPKNLHEFLDKKAYEIEKQDGENKIGVVNGLAWTAVGGDVLKVEAIKIKGKGELMLTGSLGDVMKESARIAFSVIKVLIDEKQVKVPKSSFYKEKENIYDQYNLHIHVPDGATPKDGPSAGITMCVAIASVFSEKKVKSSVAMTGEVDLTGRVLPIGGLKEKLIAAYKAEIKTALIPQKNYDRDLKDIPNEVKDNMQIIAVKSLEEVLDLALEN is encoded by the coding sequence ATGCAAATACAAAACTCACAAACTTATCCTGCCTCGCTTCCTGTTTTAGTTGAAGATGAGCTTTTTTTGTATCCGTTTATGATCACGCCGATTTTTTTAGATGATGATCAAAATATCTCAGCCTTAAATTTAGCCCTTAAAGAAGATACGATGATCTTTGTTGCTCCGTCTAAATTTGAGGGTGCAAGAAGTTTTGATGAAATTTATGATTGTGGTGTTATTGGTACTATCATGCGTAAAGTTCCCTTGCCTGATGGACGGATTAAAATTTTATTTCAAGGCTTTTCTAAGGCAAAGATCGTTAAGAAAATTTCAAACAAACCCTTAAGAGCCCTTGTTGATCTTATTCATCAAAAGAGCATAGAAGCAAGTAAAAATGACGCCTTGCTTGGGGTTTTAAAAGAAAAAGTGAGAGTTTTGGCTGGAGTAAGTCATTATTTTTCTCCTGATTTATTAAGAACGATTGAAGAAGGCGTTGATGCTGAGAGGATTTGCGATCTTGTCTTAAATACTATCCGCATAAAAAAGCAAGTTGCTTATGAGTTTTTTATAGAAAATGATTTAGAGGTAAAAACCCTTAAGCTCATTGATTTGATAGCTGAAGAAATAGAAACAAGCAAGCTTCAAAAAGAGATCAAAAGCAAGGTGCATTCAAGGATAGATCAGGTTAATAAAGAGTATTTTTTAAAAGAGCAACTAAGACAAATTCAAAAAGAGCTTGGCTCTGATAACCAAAAAGAAGATGAAACAAGAGAGTATTATAAAAAGCTCGAGACAAAAAAAGCTTATATGCATGAAGACGCATATAAAGAAATCAAAAAGCAAATCGAAAAATTTGAAAGGATAAATCAAGATAATTCCGAAGCTTCCATGCTTCAAACCTATATCGAAACGGCTTTAGAAGTGCCTTTTGAAAAGGTGGCAAAGAAAAAGCTTGATATCAAAGAGGTTAGCAAACAGCTTAATGCTGATCACTACGCTTTAACCAAGCCAAAAGAGCGTATAGAGGAGTATTTTGCAGTTAGACAGCTCTTAGAAAAACGCAAGATCGAAGATAAGGACGGAGCAAAGGTTATTTTATGTTTATATGGACCTCCGGGAGTTGGTAAAACTTCTTTGGCAAATTCTGTGGCTAAGGCTTTAAAAAGGGAGCTTATACGCATAGCCTTAGGAGGGCTTGAAGATGTTAATGAGCTAAGAGGACATAGAAGAACTTATATCGGTGCTATGCCAGGACGCATTGTGCAAGGGCTTATAGAAGCAAAACAGATCAATCCTGTTGTCGTGCTTGATGAGATCGATAAGCTTAGTAGAAACTACAGAGGCGATCCAAGTGCCGTGCTTTTAGAAATTCTTGATCCTGAGCAAAATGTGAAATTTAGGGATTATTATTTAAATTTCAATATAGACTTAAGCAAGGTGATTTTCATCGCCACAGCTAATGATGTGAGCAATATCCCAAGTGCTTTAAGGGATAGAATGGAATTTATCGAGCTTAGCTCTTATACTCCAAGTGAAAAATTTGAAATCACCAAAAAATACCTTATCCCAGATGAGCTTAAAAAACACGGCTTAAAAGCAAGCGAACTTAGCGTTAGTAAAGAAGCTATAGAGCTTATCATCAGCGAATACACAAGAGAATCAGGCGTAAGAAATTTACGTAGGAAGATTTCTGAGCTTTGCCGTAAGGCTGTAAAGAAAATTCTTCTTGAAGAAAGTAAGAAAATTGCCATTACTCCAAAAAATTTACATGAGTTTTTAGATAAAAAGGCTTACGAGATAGAAAAGCAAGACGGAGAAAATAAAATCGGCGTTGTCAATGGTCTTGCTTGGACTGCTGTGGGTGGAGATGTGCTTAAGGTTGAGGCGATCAAGATCAAGGGCAAGGGCGAGCTTATGCTGACAGGAAGCTTGGGCGATGTGATGAAAGAATCAGCACGCATAGCCTTTAGTGTGATCAAGGTTTTGATCGATGAAAAGCAAGTGAAAGTGCCTAAAAGCTCCTTTTATAAAGAAAAAGAAAACATTTATGATCAATACAACCTACATATCCATGTTCCAGACGGAGCAACTCCTAAAGATGGACCAAGTGCGGGCATTACGATGTGTGTGGCTATTGCCTCAGTTTTTAGCGAAAAGAAAGTTAAATCAAGCGTTGCGATGACAGGCGAGGTGGATTTAACGGGTAGGGTTTTGCCTATAGGAGGCTTAAAAGAAAAGCTTATCGCTGCTTATAAGGCTGAGATCAAAACAGCTTTGATCCCTCAAAAAAACTATGATAGGGATTTAAAGGATATCCCAAATGAGGTTAAAGATAATATGCAAATCATTGCCGTAAAAAGCTTAGAAGAGGTTTTAGATCTTGCTTTGGAGAATTAA